A region from the Geobacter benzoatilyticus genome encodes:
- a CDS encoding DUF748 domain-containing protein, with amino-acid sequence MKAWHKILVGCGIFLVILAGFTAFVLPGIVRSRAIQAVEEATGRKLAIGDVNINPVTWTAEVRGVRLTERDGTTTFASFSSARVSVSPSSIFRGAPIVSEARLRSPYVHLVRTGANTYNFSDLLEKKGPEKPEPSKERARFAVSNIVVANGAIDFIDRGLAVEKLHRVSGLELGIPFVSTIPHYADSYIAPRFRAVVNGSPLALDGKLKPFATAAEYSLDINLKELDIPYYLAYVPAKLPVRVERGTAATKLALTYRTDASRNPELLLTGEISLAGLKAAGADGAPLAAFDRLGVVVGRSELLTPAISLTSVTLDAPVFNLSRDGKGVWNVARLSSGETPERPSPKPPAKPKDKPAGKTIIDVGEVTLRNGTVTVADAMPPGGFRTEAREIACTVRGFSTRPGKKADYTLSFATGRNETVRITGGFSPDPMAVTAMADLKGIVLESFYPYLAGVLNGPIKGRVDVGGEVAYGDRTVSADKVAIRFTGLAADFGPKEGVLFRRAAMEGGHYSQKENLLEFETIAVSGANIRLSRREDGSFSPLALLKTEQPARKEPPRPKGASGPPFRYRTKKFVVNGLDATFTDRKTVGNPVFELTRGDLTVQNFAWPEREAMPYRISARYGRGGAIASSGTLRPAPFSLKGETTLRRIPLTDFDAYLPEGLNIILAEGSLDTRLTYALATRGKGLGGTFGGSLGVRSFHCLDSDADDLLTWESLQIDKVSGSLEPFSLKIGEVSVAKLFSKIVIDRDGRLNLQKLYTPEAGDAKAESPDVGGQSPAIKPAQAVQPPAPQATPPAKPQRQVTIDAVTIQEGTLAFSDHHMSREYDTTFYNLGGRISGLSSEESRFADVDLRGNLENLSPLQITGKLNPLRDDLYADITVRFADIDLTPLTPYSGTYVGYGIDRGKVSFDLKYLIENKQLNSENKVFIDQLTFGDKIESDKATTLPVRLAVALLKDRKGEIHLDIPVTGRTDDPQFKVWRVVWQIIKNLLVKAATSPFSLLQSAFGGKEDFSVVPFAAGSAHLAEAEQAKLAKIAQALNDRPSLKVDIKGYVDKELDPEGYRLELLTRKMKTEKFLEMVKEKRIQPGDSADTIVISPDEVSRYLKAVYKKEKFPKPRNVLGLEKGLPEAEMRKLILANTKVGDAELKALAAERVGVVKALLAGPGKVDPARLFLRADDIYKAPEDKRGAARVEFGAAVQ; translated from the coding sequence ATGAAAGCCTGGCATAAAATTCTCGTCGGCTGCGGCATTTTTCTTGTGATACTGGCCGGTTTTACCGCGTTCGTTCTGCCGGGCATCGTGAGAAGCCGTGCAATACAGGCCGTGGAAGAGGCTACCGGGCGAAAGCTTGCCATCGGCGACGTGAACATAAATCCCGTCACCTGGACCGCCGAAGTGCGCGGTGTGCGCCTCACCGAGCGGGATGGGACCACCACCTTCGCCTCATTCTCCAGCGCGCGGGTTTCCGTGAGCCCCTCTTCCATTTTCCGGGGGGCCCCCATCGTCTCCGAGGCCCGGCTCCGCTCCCCCTACGTCCATCTGGTGCGGACCGGGGCCAACACCTACAATTTTTCCGATCTCCTGGAAAAGAAAGGACCGGAGAAGCCCGAGCCCTCCAAGGAGCGGGCCAGGTTCGCCGTCTCCAACATTGTCGTTGCCAACGGCGCCATCGACTTCATCGACCGTGGGCTTGCCGTCGAGAAGCTGCACCGGGTCAGCGGGCTGGAACTGGGCATTCCCTTTGTGAGCACCATTCCCCATTATGCCGACAGCTACATCGCCCCCCGGTTCCGGGCGGTGGTGAACGGCTCCCCCCTGGCCCTGGATGGCAAGCTCAAGCCCTTTGCCACTGCCGCCGAGTATTCCCTCGACATCAACCTGAAGGAGCTGGACATCCCCTACTATCTGGCCTATGTGCCGGCAAAGCTCCCGGTCCGGGTGGAGCGGGGGACTGCCGCCACGAAGCTGGCCCTGACCTACCGGACCGACGCCAGCAGGAACCCCGAACTCTTGCTGACTGGCGAGATTTCCCTGGCCGGCCTGAAGGCAGCAGGTGCGGACGGGGCGCCCCTGGCGGCTTTTGACCGGCTGGGGGTGGTGGTCGGCAGGAGCGAGCTCCTCACTCCCGCCATCTCCCTCACCTCCGTTACCCTGGATGCCCCTGTGTTCAACCTGTCGCGGGACGGGAAAGGGGTGTGGAACGTGGCCCGTCTCTCCTCGGGAGAGACGCCGGAGCGTCCGTCGCCAAAGCCCCCGGCGAAACCCAAGGATAAACCGGCAGGCAAAACGATCATCGACGTGGGGGAGGTGACGCTGCGCAACGGCACCGTGACGGTCGCCGATGCCATGCCGCCGGGGGGCTTCAGGACCGAGGCCCGTGAGATCGCCTGCACCGTCCGCGGCTTCTCCACCCGACCGGGCAAGAAAGCCGATTACACGCTTTCCTTTGCCACGGGCCGGAATGAAACCGTGCGCATCACGGGGGGCTTCTCCCCGGACCCAATGGCTGTCACTGCCATGGCCGACCTGAAGGGGATCGTGCTTGAATCCTTTTATCCCTACCTGGCCGGCGTGCTCAACGGTCCGATCAAGGGGCGGGTCGACGTGGGCGGCGAGGTCGCCTATGGCGACAGGACCGTCAGCGCCGACAAGGTGGCGATCCGCTTTACGGGCCTTGCCGCCGATTTCGGCCCCAAGGAAGGGGTGCTGTTCCGGCGCGCCGCCATGGAGGGAGGACATTACAGCCAGAAGGAGAACCTCCTCGAATTCGAAACGATAGCCGTCTCCGGGGCAAATATCCGCCTTTCCCGGCGGGAGGATGGATCGTTCTCGCCGCTGGCGCTGCTGAAGACGGAGCAGCCAGCCCGGAAGGAGCCCCCCCGGCCCAAGGGGGCATCGGGACCTCCTTTCCGGTACCGAACCAAGAAGTTCGTCGTGAACGGCCTTGACGCCACCTTCACCGACCGGAAGACCGTCGGTAATCCCGTCTTCGAACTGACGCGGGGGGACCTCACCGTCCAGAACTTCGCCTGGCCCGAGCGCGAGGCTATGCCCTACCGCATCAGCGCCCGGTACGGACGGGGCGGGGCTATCGCCTCGTCGGGGACCCTCCGGCCGGCTCCCTTTTCCCTCAAGGGGGAGACGACCCTGCGGCGGATTCCCCTCACCGACTTCGACGCCTACCTTCCAGAGGGGCTGAACATCATCCTGGCGGAGGGCTCCCTCGACACCCGCCTCACCTACGCCCTGGCAACGCGGGGGAAGGGGCTCGGCGGCACCTTCGGCGGCTCCCTCGGGGTCCGCTCCTTCCACTGCCTTGATTCCGACGCCGACGATCTCCTCACCTGGGAAAGCCTCCAGATCGACAAGGTGTCGGGGAGCCTGGAACCCTTCTCCCTCAAGATCGGCGAGGTATCCGTCGCCAAGCTCTTCTCGAAGATCGTCATCGACCGGGACGGGCGCCTCAATCTGCAGAAACTCTACACCCCGGAGGCGGGAGACGCGAAAGCCGAGAGCCCGGATGTGGGGGGGCAGTCCCCGGCGATCAAGCCGGCTCAAGCGGTACAGCCGCCGGCCCCGCAAGCGACTCCGCCGGCTAAGCCCCAGCGCCAGGTCACCATCGACGCCGTGACCATCCAGGAGGGGACCCTCGCCTTCTCCGATCATCACATGAGTCGGGAGTACGACACCACCTTCTACAACCTCGGCGGGAGGATCAGCGGCCTTTCATCCGAAGAGAGCCGGTTCGCCGACGTGGACCTGCGGGGCAACCTGGAGAACCTCTCACCCCTTCAAATCACCGGCAAGCTGAATCCACTGCGGGACGACCTCTATGCCGACATCACGGTCCGCTTCGCCGACATCGACCTGACGCCGCTTACCCCCTATTCGGGCACCTATGTGGGGTATGGTATAGACCGGGGAAAAGTATCCTTCGATCTGAAATACCTCATAGAAAACAAGCAGCTCAATTCCGAGAACAAGGTGTTCATCGACCAGCTCACCTTCGGCGACAAGATCGAGAGCGACAAGGCCACCACCCTGCCGGTGAGGCTGGCGGTGGCGCTCCTCAAGGACCGCAAGGGCGAGATCCATCTGGACATACCGGTCACCGGCCGCACCGACGACCCCCAATTCAAGGTCTGGCGGGTGGTCTGGCAGATCATCAAGAACCTCCTCGTCAAGGCGGCAACATCTCCCTTCTCCCTGCTCCAGTCGGCATTCGGCGGCAAGGAGGACTTCAGCGTGGTTCCCTTCGCCGCCGGGTCGGCCCATCTGGCCGAGGCCGAGCAGGCGAAACTGGCTAAAATAGCCCAGGCATTGAACGACCGGCCATCCCTCAAGGTGGATATCAAGGGGTACGTGGACAAGGAACTGGATCCCGAGGGATACCGGCTGGAACTCCTGACCCGTAAGATGAAAACGGAAAAATTCCTGGAGATGGTGAAGGAAAAACGAATCCAGCCGGGGGATTCGGCGGATACGATAGTCATATCGCCCGACGAGGTCTCCCGTTATCTCAAGGCTGTCTACAAGAAGGAGAAGTTCCCCAAGCCACGCAATGTTCTCGGTTTGGAGAAAGGGCTCCCCGAAGCGGAGATGCGCAAGCTGATCCTTGCCAACACGAAGGTTGGAGACGCAGAGCTCAAGGCCCTGGCCGCAGAGCGCGTCGGGGTGGTGAAGGCTCTCCTGGCGGGTCCGGGCAAAGTGGACCCGGCACGCCTGTTCCTCAGGGCGGACGATATCTACAAGGCGCCGGAGGACAAAAGGGGGGCTGCACGGGTGGAGTTTGGCGCGGCGGTGCAGTGA
- a CDS encoding class I SAM-dependent methyltransferase encodes MNDDSRRWDERYQSEEFLLGANPSKFLAERIGEAKRLFPGRKALDIACGEGRNSIFLARQGFSVTGLDISPVGLAKARSWAEREGLDCDFRFVNLEEYRIAETYDLIINFNFLLRDLIPQEVAALTPGGVILFDTILESPTAPVPHRKDFLLQPGELARLFAPYPGTILFCGEYPDSETPTAKLFYLHR; translated from the coding sequence ATGAACGACGACAGCAGGCGGTGGGACGAACGGTACCAAAGCGAGGAATTTCTCCTGGGGGCGAACCCCTCGAAATTCCTGGCCGAGCGGATCGGGGAGGCGAAGCGTCTCTTCCCCGGCCGGAAGGCCCTGGACATCGCCTGCGGCGAGGGGCGGAACAGCATCTTCTTGGCGCGGCAGGGTTTCAGCGTCACCGGCCTCGACATTTCCCCCGTGGGACTCGCCAAGGCCCGCAGTTGGGCCGAACGGGAGGGGCTCGACTGCGACTTCCGCTTCGTGAACCTGGAAGAATATCGTATCGCCGAGACCTATGACCTCATCATCAACTTCAACTTCCTCCTCCGGGACCTGATCCCCCAGGAGGTGGCGGCCCTCACGCCGGGGGGCGTCATCCTCTTCGACACCATCCTCGAATCACCCACCGCGCCGGTTCCCCACCGGAAGGACTTTCTCCTGCAACCGGGGGAGCTGGCGCGGCTCTTCGCGCCGTACCCAGGCACCATTCTCTTCTGCGGGGAGTATCCCGACAGCGAGACCCCAACCGCAAAACTCTTCTATCTGCATCGTTGA
- a CDS encoding FeoB-associated Cys-rich membrane protein has product MGTVDMIIAAAILGVAAWLLYRSVWKKKGHCHGCEGGCCDKR; this is encoded by the coding sequence ATGGGAACAGTTGACATGATTATCGCAGCCGCCATCCTGGGGGTGGCGGCCTGGCTCCTCTACCGCTCCGTCTGGAAGAAGAAGGGGCATTGCCACGGCTGCGAGGGGGGATGCTGCGACAAGAGGTAG
- the feoB gene encoding ferrous iron transport protein B — protein sequence MSVQAKTRNDADASVESGEDRKCSLRPVEKQVVTVAVAGNPNAGKSTLINAIAGTRLQVGNWAGVTVEKKEASFEFQGRKIRLVDLPGTYSLSPYTQEEIIARDYLVHERPDLIINVVDATNLERNLYLTIQLMELGIPVVMALNIYDEAEAKGYRIDVKGIEQMLGVTVVPTSATKKSGLDELLTSVLATADEPAGHRPGRLNYGEDIETAAEFVENALGKRHSGLLEKYPSRWLVLKLMEGDGQVAKEVNLGPDAVFDEALHHLKRAHGEDIEALMADARYGLASGLTREVLKKPELRTMELTEKIDRIVLNRFLGIPIFLAAMWLVFKLTFDLSAPFADWIDGMAGGPFKRWAEAILGGIGAPAWTVSLVNDGIIAGVGFVLVFVPVIFAMMFFITFLEGSGYMARAAFVMDRAMHAIGLHGKSFIPMLLGFGCNVPGIYATRTLENPRDKALTALLLPLMSCGARLPVYVLFAGTFFAASSGTVIWSLYVMGIVLAMVMGLIFKKTLFRGEAPMFIMELPPYRMPSFRSLCLHTWEKGKHFLIKAGTYILAVSIFVWFLLNLPWGVESKKDSYLGQAGQVMAPALAPLGFGTWEAASSLITGVIAKEIVVGTMGEIYAPGKKEEEKAESTPTLGEDLKEIVVSFGAAAKTAVTTTIGIAGEAEEEEDQSSLKAAVGQAFTPLTAYAFMCFVLLYMPCVVVAIAMRQEFGSWKWFGVAFLYQTGLAWTVAFIVYQGGRLLGLGG from the coding sequence GGCCGGGGTCACCGTGGAGAAGAAGGAGGCCTCCTTCGAGTTCCAGGGGCGGAAGATCCGGCTGGTGGACCTCCCCGGCACCTACTCCCTCTCCCCCTACACCCAGGAGGAGATCATCGCCCGGGACTATCTGGTCCACGAGCGCCCCGACCTGATCATCAACGTGGTGGACGCCACCAACCTGGAGCGGAACCTCTACCTGACCATCCAGCTCATGGAGCTGGGGATTCCGGTGGTGATGGCCCTCAACATCTACGACGAGGCCGAGGCCAAGGGATACCGGATCGATGTGAAGGGGATCGAGCAGATGCTCGGCGTCACCGTGGTTCCCACCTCGGCCACGAAAAAGAGCGGCCTGGACGAGCTCCTGACGAGCGTCCTCGCCACGGCGGACGAGCCCGCAGGCCACAGGCCGGGGCGGCTCAACTACGGGGAGGATATTGAGACTGCTGCCGAGTTCGTGGAGAATGCACTCGGAAAAAGGCATTCAGGTCTGTTGGAAAAGTACCCGTCGCGCTGGCTGGTGCTGAAGCTCATGGAGGGGGACGGCCAGGTGGCGAAGGAGGTGAACCTCGGCCCTGACGCCGTGTTCGACGAGGCGCTCCACCATTTGAAAAGAGCCCACGGCGAGGACATTGAGGCCCTCATGGCCGATGCCCGCTACGGTCTCGCCTCGGGCCTCACGCGCGAGGTGCTGAAAAAGCCCGAACTGCGCACGATGGAACTGACCGAGAAAATCGACCGTATCGTCCTGAACCGCTTCCTGGGAATTCCGATTTTTCTTGCCGCCATGTGGCTCGTGTTCAAGCTTACCTTCGACCTCTCCGCACCTTTTGCCGACTGGATCGACGGCATGGCCGGGGGCCCCTTCAAGCGGTGGGCCGAGGCGATCCTCGGGGGGATCGGCGCGCCGGCGTGGACCGTCTCCCTGGTGAACGACGGGATCATCGCCGGGGTCGGCTTCGTGCTGGTATTCGTGCCGGTCATCTTCGCCATGATGTTCTTCATTACCTTCCTGGAGGGGAGCGGCTACATGGCGCGGGCCGCCTTCGTCATGGACCGGGCCATGCACGCCATCGGCCTCCACGGCAAGTCGTTCATCCCGATGCTCCTGGGTTTCGGCTGCAACGTGCCGGGCATCTACGCCACCCGCACCCTGGAGAACCCCCGGGACAAGGCCCTGACGGCGCTGCTTCTGCCGCTCATGTCGTGCGGGGCGCGGCTCCCGGTCTACGTCCTCTTCGCCGGCACCTTCTTCGCCGCCAGTTCCGGCACGGTTATCTGGTCCCTCTACGTCATGGGGATCGTCCTGGCCATGGTCATGGGGCTCATCTTCAAGAAGACCCTCTTCCGGGGCGAGGCCCCCATGTTCATCATGGAGCTTCCCCCCTACCGGATGCCCTCCTTCAGGAGCCTCTGCCTCCACACCTGGGAGAAGGGGAAGCACTTCCTGATCAAGGCCGGCACCTACATCCTGGCGGTTTCCATCTTCGTCTGGTTCCTCCTGAACCTCCCCTGGGGAGTGGAGAGCAAGAAGGACTCCTACCTGGGGCAGGCGGGCCAGGTGATGGCGCCGGCCCTGGCGCCCCTGGGCTTCGGCACCTGGGAGGCGGCCTCGTCCCTCATCACCGGCGTCATTGCCAAGGAGATCGTCGTGGGGACCATGGGCGAGATCTACGCCCCCGGGAAGAAGGAAGAGGAGAAGGCCGAGTCGACCCCAACCCTGGGCGAGGACCTGAAGGAGATCGTCGTCTCCTTCGGCGCGGCGGCCAAGACCGCCGTCACCACCACCATCGGCATTGCAGGGGAGGCCGAGGAAGAGGAAGACCAGTCGTCCCTCAAGGCGGCGGTGGGCCAGGCCTTCACCCCGCTCACGGCCTACGCCTTCATGTGCTTTGTCCTCCTCTACATGCCGTGCGTGGTGGTGGCCATCGCCATGCGCCAGGAGTTCGGCTCCTGGAAGTGGTTCGGAGTCGCCTTCCTCTACCAGACGGGGCTGGCCTGGACCGTGGCGTTCATCGTCTACCAGGGGGGAAGACTCCTGGGGCTGGGAGGTTAA